In Papaver somniferum cultivar HN1 chromosome 1, ASM357369v1, whole genome shotgun sequence, a genomic segment contains:
- the LOC113352858 gene encoding proline-rich receptor-like protein kinase PERK8, with amino-acid sequence MIDRPRVPYQTSPASPHRSPPRRYPDITPPGGGSCRPSHADPRAQRVSSSSGQKASSTNKGDPPKGPHGSRYAVSHTSYRSRDDSRGTQAPPPRNEVLDVPPLRSMTSPSMPQQNPLPPPPAVPSKGKSSKGTVSKVDPPKSLPSKRKASYARSR; translated from the coding sequence ATGATTGATCGTCCGCGGGTTCCCTATCAGACTTCGCCGGCTAGTCCGCATAGATCTCCTCCACGCAGATACCCTGATATAACTCCACCTGGGGGAGGCTCCTGTAGGCCTTCACATGCAGATCCTCGTGCTCAAAGGGTCTCATCTTCTTCTGGTCAGAAGGCTTCGTCTACCAATAAAGGAGATCCACCGAAGGGTCCTCATGGCTCTAGGTATGCTGTTAGCCACACCTCTTATCGTTCGCGTGACGATTCTAGaggtacgcaggctcctcctcctcgtaatgaagTGTTGGATGTTCCGCCTCTTCGTTCTATGACTTCACCTTCAATGCCCCAACAGAATCCTCTGCCTCCTCCTCCAGCGGTCCCTTCCAAAGGGAAATCCTCCAAGGGTACTGTGTCGAAGGTTGATCCACCCAAGAGTCTTCCTTCCAAAAGGAAGGCTTCCTACGCCAGATCCCGCTGA
- the LOC113305571 gene encoding diacylglycerol kinase 5-like isoform X1, protein MFYMVNVDIFLLNVFTMRNLMRMLFQLPKLFRLGLQMDDAGSESHHSEKEFFIPNYILLSDAAVESTSFVPECPVLVFINSKSGGQLGGNLLITYRGLLNKNQVFDLGKEAPDKVLSRIYINLERLKLSGDEFATEIQKRLRIIVAGGDGTASWLLGVISDLKLSHPPPVATVPLGTGNNLPFSFGWGKKNPGTDPQSVRSFMNKVKKAKEMKIDSWHIIMRMRVPEEGACDPIAPVPELDLPHSMHPFHRVSRTDSLNKEGCHTFRGGFWNYFSMGMDAQVSYAFHTERKLHPEKFKNQLVNQGTYAKLVSTQGWFLASLMHPSSRNIAQLAKFKVMKRPGHWEDLEVPSSIRSIICLNLPSFSGGLNPWGTPNQKKSRDRDLTAPYVDDGLIEVVGFRDAWHGLVLLAPKGHGTRLAQAHRIRFEFHKGAADSTYMRIDGEPWKQPLPVDDDTVVVEISHLGQVNMLAAPGCISKSVYDPSSPSHRQQDDDSSGELDEEESEERRKFGAAETFKLPADVDISQLS, encoded by the exons ATGTTTTACATGGTAAACGTTGATATTTTCTTGTTAAATGTGTTTACAATGAGGAATTTGATGAGAATGCTGTTCCAGCTGCCTAAACTATTTCG TTTGGGATTACAAATGGATGACGCTGGGTCTGAATCTCATCATTCGGAGAAGGAGTTCTTCATCCCTAATTACATACTTCTATCGGATGCCGCGGTTGAGTCTACTTCTTTTGTTCCAGAATGTCCTGTTCTCGTGTTCATTAACTCCAAAAGTGGTGGTCAACTTGGTGGGAATCTTTTGATAACATATCGTGgtctactcaataaaaatcag GTATTTGATTTGGGGAAAGAGGCTCCTGATAAAGTGCTAAGCAGGATTTACATCAATCTAGAGAGGCTTAAGCTTAGTGGGGACGAATTTGCTACTGAAATTCAGAAGAGATTGCGGATAATA GTTGCAGGTGGGGATGGCACAGCCAGTTGGCTTCTTGGAGTAATTTCTGATCTCAAATTATCTCATCCACCTCCAGTTGCTACTGTACCCTTAGGAACAGGAAACAATCTCCCATTTTCATTCGGCTGG GGGAAGAAGAATCCAGGTACAGACCCTCAATCTGTGAGGTCGTTCATGAATAAAGTCAAAAaagcaaaagagatgaaaatagacag TTGGCATATTATCATGAGGATGAGAGTCCCCGAAGAAGGAGCCTGTGATCCAATTGCACCAGTTCCGGAGTtggatttacctcattctatGCACCCATTTCACCGTGTCTCCCGAACAGACTCTCTAAACAAG gaaGGTTGTCATACATTTCGTGGGGGATTTTGGAACTACTTTAGCATGG GGATGGATGCTCAAGTATCATATGCATTTCATACAGAGCGGAAATTGCATCCAGAAAAATTCAAGAACCAGTTAGTGAACCAG GGTACTTATGCAAAGCTTGTTAGTACGCAAGGTTGGTTTCTGGCTTCTCTTATGCATCCTTCTTCCCG GAACATCGCGCAGCTCGCAAAGTTTAAGGTCATGAAAAGGCCAGGTCATTGGGAAGATCTCGAAGTACCTAGCAG TATCAGGTCAATAATCTGTCTCAACTTGCCTAGCTTTTCTGGTGGTTTAAATCCTTGGGGTACACCAAATCAGAAGAAATCACGAGAT AGAGATTTGACTGCACCCTATGTGGATGATGGTCTTATTGAGGTAGTGGGTTTCAGAGATGCTTGGCATGGGCTTGTATTGCTGGCTCCAAAAGGACATGGGACTCGTCTCGCTCAG GCACACCGAATCCGATTCGAGTTTCACAAAGGTGCAGCTGACAGCACTTACATGAGAATTGATGGGGAACCATGGAAACAGCCCCTCCCGGTCGACGATGACACTGTCGTGGTTGAAATCTCTCACCTAGGTCAAGTAAACATGCTTGCAGCCCCAGGTTGCATATCTAAAAGTGTCTATGATCCATCTTCTCCTAGTCATCGTCAACAAGATGATGATAGCTCTGGTGAACTAGACGAGGAAGAatcagaagaaaggaggaagttTGGGGCAGCAGAAACGTTTAAACTCCCTGCAGACGTTGACATTAGTCAGCTGAGTTAA
- the LOC113305571 gene encoding diacylglycerol kinase 5-like isoform X2: MDDAGSESHHSEKEFFIPNYILLSDAAVESTSFVPECPVLVFINSKSGGQLGGNLLITYRGLLNKNQVFDLGKEAPDKVLSRIYINLERLKLSGDEFATEIQKRLRIIVAGGDGTASWLLGVISDLKLSHPPPVATVPLGTGNNLPFSFGWGKKNPGTDPQSVRSFMNKVKKAKEMKIDSWHIIMRMRVPEEGACDPIAPVPELDLPHSMHPFHRVSRTDSLNKEGCHTFRGGFWNYFSMGMDAQVSYAFHTERKLHPEKFKNQLVNQGTYAKLVSTQGWFLASLMHPSSRNIAQLAKFKVMKRPGHWEDLEVPSSIRSIICLNLPSFSGGLNPWGTPNQKKSRDRDLTAPYVDDGLIEVVGFRDAWHGLVLLAPKGHGTRLAQAHRIRFEFHKGAADSTYMRIDGEPWKQPLPVDDDTVVVEISHLGQVNMLAAPGCISKSVYDPSSPSHRQQDDDSSGELDEEESEERRKFGAAETFKLPADVDISQLS, encoded by the exons ATGGATGACGCTGGGTCTGAATCTCATCATTCGGAGAAGGAGTTCTTCATCCCTAATTACATACTTCTATCGGATGCCGCGGTTGAGTCTACTTCTTTTGTTCCAGAATGTCCTGTTCTCGTGTTCATTAACTCCAAAAGTGGTGGTCAACTTGGTGGGAATCTTTTGATAACATATCGTGgtctactcaataaaaatcag GTATTTGATTTGGGGAAAGAGGCTCCTGATAAAGTGCTAAGCAGGATTTACATCAATCTAGAGAGGCTTAAGCTTAGTGGGGACGAATTTGCTACTGAAATTCAGAAGAGATTGCGGATAATA GTTGCAGGTGGGGATGGCACAGCCAGTTGGCTTCTTGGAGTAATTTCTGATCTCAAATTATCTCATCCACCTCCAGTTGCTACTGTACCCTTAGGAACAGGAAACAATCTCCCATTTTCATTCGGCTGG GGGAAGAAGAATCCAGGTACAGACCCTCAATCTGTGAGGTCGTTCATGAATAAAGTCAAAAaagcaaaagagatgaaaatagacag TTGGCATATTATCATGAGGATGAGAGTCCCCGAAGAAGGAGCCTGTGATCCAATTGCACCAGTTCCGGAGTtggatttacctcattctatGCACCCATTTCACCGTGTCTCCCGAACAGACTCTCTAAACAAG gaaGGTTGTCATACATTTCGTGGGGGATTTTGGAACTACTTTAGCATGG GGATGGATGCTCAAGTATCATATGCATTTCATACAGAGCGGAAATTGCATCCAGAAAAATTCAAGAACCAGTTAGTGAACCAG GGTACTTATGCAAAGCTTGTTAGTACGCAAGGTTGGTTTCTGGCTTCTCTTATGCATCCTTCTTCCCG GAACATCGCGCAGCTCGCAAAGTTTAAGGTCATGAAAAGGCCAGGTCATTGGGAAGATCTCGAAGTACCTAGCAG TATCAGGTCAATAATCTGTCTCAACTTGCCTAGCTTTTCTGGTGGTTTAAATCCTTGGGGTACACCAAATCAGAAGAAATCACGAGAT AGAGATTTGACTGCACCCTATGTGGATGATGGTCTTATTGAGGTAGTGGGTTTCAGAGATGCTTGGCATGGGCTTGTATTGCTGGCTCCAAAAGGACATGGGACTCGTCTCGCTCAG GCACACCGAATCCGATTCGAGTTTCACAAAGGTGCAGCTGACAGCACTTACATGAGAATTGATGGGGAACCATGGAAACAGCCCCTCCCGGTCGACGATGACACTGTCGTGGTTGAAATCTCTCACCTAGGTCAAGTAAACATGCTTGCAGCCCCAGGTTGCATATCTAAAAGTGTCTATGATCCATCTTCTCCTAGTCATCGTCAACAAGATGATGATAGCTCTGGTGAACTAGACGAGGAAGAatcagaagaaaggaggaagttTGGGGCAGCAGAAACGTTTAAACTCCCTGCAGACGTTGACATTAGTCAGCTGAGTTAA
- the LOC113305580 gene encoding protein THYLAKOID FORMATION1, chloroplastic-like produces MASISSLSFTSLVQASKKRNSFSSNQAFNSNSDGFRFQPNSINIRTTNSSSSRMGIQCMTSGTDIPPTVAETKLNFLKAYKRPIPSIYNTVLQELIVQQHLTRYKNSYRYDPVFALGFVTVYDRLMDGYQSDEERETIFKAYIEALKEDPEVYRKDAQKLEEWARTQNASSLTEFSSKEGEVEGLLKDISERAASKGNFSYSRFFAVGLFRILELSNATEPAVLEKLCAALNIDKRSVDRDLDVYRNLLSKLVQSKELLKEFVAREKKKREERSEPQKASEAISKCLGDFQSVGL; encoded by the exons ATGGCGTCAATTTCTTCCCTATCTTTCACTTCATTAGTACAAGCTTCAAAGAAGAGGAATTCATTTTCATCTAATCAAGCTTTTAATTCCAATTCCGATGGGTTTAGGTTTCAGCCCAACTCAATCAATATCAGAACCACAAATTCTTCAAGCTCTCGGATGGGTATTCAGTGTATGACTTCCGGAACAG ACATTCCGCCGACTGTAGCTGAAACAAAATTGAATTTCCTTAAGGCGTACAAGCGACCAATTCCTAGTATATACAACACTGTGTTGCAGGAACTGATTGTTCAACAGCATCTGACAAGATATAAGAATTCATATCGATATGATCCTGTATTTGCTCTTGGATTTGTCACTGTGTACGATAGACTCATGGACGGTTATCAAAGTGATGAGGAGCGAGAAACAATTTTCAAAGCTTACATTGAAGCTCTAAAGGAAGATCCTGAAGTATACAG AAAGGATGCACAAAAGTTGGAAGAATGGGCCCGTACTCAGAACGCAAGTTCTTTGACTGAGTTTTCATCTAAAGAGGGGGAAGTTGAGGGACTCTTGAAAGACATTTCAGAACGGGCTGCGAGTAAAGGAAATTTTAGCTATAGCCGTTTCTTTGCGGTTGGATTATTTCGTATTCTTGAGTTATCAAATGCAACCGAGCCTGCTGTCTTAGAAAAG CTTTGTGCTGCCTTAAACATAGACAAGAGAAGTGTGGATAGAGACCTTGATGTATACCGTAACCTGCTTTCCAAGTTGGTTCAATCGAAGGAactgttgaaggagtttgtcgcAAG agaaaagaagaaaagagaagaaaggtCAGAACCTCAGAAAGCTAGTGAGGCTATTTCCAAATGCTTAGGAGATTTTCAATCTGTAGGCCTGTAA